One window of the Salvelinus fontinalis isolate EN_2023a chromosome 2, ASM2944872v1, whole genome shotgun sequence genome contains the following:
- the LOC129829834 gene encoding DELTA-stichotoxin-Hcr4a-like: MAESAEAVVANLSSRRNVTIEITNLTNNYCLINPKVFLESGDTYHPPQPTVRPLKTEVCTFSKSSAKATGSYGVLTYDLFEKSRNDYIETVALMFGVPWDYNIYKNWFAVGIFNKGRACDASLYKEMYNEKTQKGFIREEANGSGISYEGNYLDIKVTMSPMGRAIMKVEVWDKLFTPSQQAH; the protein is encoded by the exons ATGGCAGAGTCAGCCGAGGCCGTGGTAGCTAACCTGAGCAGCAGGAGGAATGTCACAATTGAGATCACCAATCTCACAAACAACtactgtctcatcaacccaaA GGTATTCCTGGAGAGTGGGGATACCTACCACCCTCCCCAGCCCACAGTGCGCCCCCTAAAGACCGAAGTCTGCACATTCAGCAAATCAAGCGCCAAGGCAACGGGCAGCTATGGCGTTCTGACCTATGACCTCTTTGAGAAGTCCCGGAACGACTACATCGAGACGGTGGCCCTCATGTTCGGTGTGCCCTGGGACTACAACATCTACAAAAACTGGTTCGCTGTGGGCATCTTCAACAAGGGCCGAGCCTGTGATGCGTCACTGTATAAAGAGATGTACAACGAAAAGACCCAGAAAGGCTTCATAAGAGAAGAAGCCAATGGCTCAGGGATCAGCTATGAAGGGAACTACCTGGACATCAAGGTCACCATGTCCCCCATGGGCAGGGCCATCATgaaggtggaggtatgggacaaGCTGTTCACTCCCAGCCAGCAGGCCCACTAA